One genomic segment of Rhizobium gallicum bv. gallicum R602sp includes these proteins:
- the ptsP gene encoding phosphoenolpyruvate--protein phosphotransferase, with translation MRDLSGGPRVLLKRLRELMAEPLEPQERLDRIVRQIASNMVAEVCSVYVLRSDGVLELYATEGLKKEAVHLSQLKMGQGLVGTIAASAQPLNLSDAQSHPAFRYLPETGEEIYHSFLGVPILRTGRSLGVLVVQNKASRTYREEELEALETTAMVLAEMIATGELKKITKPGLELDLTRSVTINGDTYNEGIGLGYVVLHEPRIVVTNLLNEDSEKEIRRLAEAMGSLRISIDDLLSSRDVSMEGEHREVLETYRMFAHDQGWVRKLEEAIRNGLTAEAAVEKVQSDTKARMMRLTDPYLRERMHDFEDLANRLLRQLTGYSGHTSGDGFPSDAIILARAMGAAELLDYPRANVRGLVLEEGAVTSHVVIVARAMGIPVIGQAAGVVALAENGDAVIIDGDGGHVHLRPLPEHQRSYEEKVRFRARRQEQFRALRSVEPLTRDGQRISLLMNAGLLVDLPQLAESGAEGIGLFRTELQFMIASTMPKADEQEIFYRNVLKQAAGRIVTFRTLDIGGDKVVPYFRGHEEENPALGWRAIRLSLDRPGLLRTQLRAMLKAAAGAELKLMVPMVTEVSEIAAVRELLQKEVQHLSRFGHGLPRKLQFGAMLEVPALLWQLDELMATVDFVSVGSNDLFQFAMAVDRGNARVSDRFDTLGKPFLRLLRDIVRAGERNNTPVTLCGELAGKPISAMALLGLGFRSVSMSPASIGPVKAMLLGLDAAALAKVMNEALDDIHATTPMREVLAHFAESHNIPL, from the coding sequence ATGAGAGACCTATCCGGCGGTCCGCGCGTGCTGCTCAAGCGGCTGCGCGAGTTGATGGCGGAGCCGCTGGAGCCGCAGGAGCGTCTCGACCGGATCGTTCGGCAGATCGCCAGCAATATGGTCGCGGAGGTTTGCTCCGTCTACGTGCTGCGCTCTGACGGCGTTCTCGAACTTTATGCGACTGAGGGCCTGAAGAAAGAGGCCGTCCACCTGTCGCAATTGAAGATGGGGCAGGGCCTCGTCGGTACGATCGCCGCTTCCGCGCAGCCGCTCAACCTCTCCGATGCACAGTCGCACCCCGCTTTCCGTTATCTCCCGGAAACCGGCGAAGAAATCTACCATTCCTTCCTCGGCGTGCCGATCCTACGCACCGGCCGTTCGCTCGGCGTTCTCGTCGTGCAGAACAAGGCGAGCCGCACCTACCGCGAGGAAGAGCTAGAAGCGCTCGAGACCACGGCGATGGTGCTCGCCGAGATGATCGCCACCGGCGAGCTCAAGAAGATCACGAAGCCCGGCCTTGAACTTGACCTGACGCGCTCCGTCACGATCAACGGCGATACCTATAACGAAGGCATCGGGCTCGGTTATGTCGTGCTGCACGAGCCGCGCATCGTCGTCACCAATCTTCTCAACGAAGATTCGGAGAAGGAAATCCGCAGGCTGGCGGAAGCGATGGGATCGCTCCGGATTTCGATCGACGACTTGCTTTCGAGCCGCGACGTTTCGATGGAGGGTGAGCATCGCGAGGTTCTGGAAACCTACCGCATGTTCGCACATGACCAGGGCTGGGTGCGGAAGCTCGAAGAGGCGATCCGCAACGGCCTGACGGCGGAAGCCGCGGTCGAAAAAGTCCAGAGCGACACCAAAGCGCGCATGATGCGTCTGACGGATCCTTATCTCCGCGAGCGCATGCATGACTTTGAAGACTTGGCGAACCGCCTTTTGCGGCAGCTGACTGGCTACAGCGGCCACACGTCGGGTGATGGTTTCCCGAGTGATGCGATCATCCTCGCGCGCGCCATGGGTGCCGCCGAACTGCTCGACTACCCGCGCGCCAATGTGCGCGGCTTGGTGCTCGAGGAAGGCGCCGTCACCAGTCACGTCGTCATCGTCGCCCGTGCCATGGGCATTCCGGTGATCGGCCAGGCGGCAGGCGTTGTCGCGCTTGCCGAAAACGGCGATGCCGTGATCATCGATGGCGACGGCGGCCATGTGCATCTGAGGCCGTTGCCGGAGCATCAGAGATCTTACGAGGAAAAAGTCCGCTTCCGAGCACGCCGGCAGGAGCAGTTCCGGGCGCTGCGCTCCGTTGAGCCGCTGACGAGGGACGGGCAGCGGATTTCGCTGCTGATGAATGCCGGGCTTCTGGTCGATCTGCCGCAGCTTGCGGAATCGGGTGCCGAAGGTATCGGCCTCTTCCGCACCGAGCTGCAGTTCATGATCGCTTCCACGATGCCGAAGGCCGACGAGCAGGAAATCTTCTATCGCAACGTGCTGAAGCAGGCGGCCGGCCGCATCGTTACCTTCCGCACGCTCGATATCGGCGGCGATAAGGTTGTACCCTATTTCCGCGGCCACGAGGAGGAGAATCCTGCACTCGGCTGGCGCGCCATTCGCTTGTCGCTCGACCGTCCGGGGCTCTTGCGCACGCAACTTCGCGCCATGCTGAAGGCGGCGGCCGGGGCCGAGCTGAAGCTCATGGTGCCGATGGTGACCGAGGTTTCCGAGATCGCGGCCGTTCGCGAGCTTCTGCAGAAGGAAGTGCAGCACCTGTCCCGCTTCGGCCACGGCCTGCCGCGCAAGCTGCAGTTCGGTGCGATGCTGGAGGTGCCGGCACTACTCTGGCAGCTCGACGAACTGATGGCGACTGTCGATTTCGTCTCGGTCGGCTCCAATGACCTCTTCCAGTTCGCTATGGCAGTGGATCGCGGCAATGCGCGCGTTTCCGACCGCTTCGATACGCTGGGAAAGCCGTTCCTCAGGCTCTTGCGCGACATCGTGCGAGCCGGTGAGCGTAACAATACGCCCGTGACATTGTGCGGCGAGCTTGCCGGCAAGCCGATCTCGGCGATGGCGCTGCTTGGTCTCGGCTTCCGCTCGGTGTCGATGTCGCCGGCCTCGATCGGGCCGGTAAAGGCAATGCTGCTCGGTCTCGATGCGGCGGCGCTGGCGAAGGTCATGAACGAGGCGTTGGACGATATCCACGCCACGACCCCAATGCGCGAGGTGCTTGCCCACTTCGCCGAGAGCCACAATATTCCCCTTTAG
- the clpB gene encoding ATP-dependent chaperone ClpB: MNIEKYSERVRGFVQSAQTYALAQGHQQFTPEHVLKVLLDDDQGMAASLIERAGGDAKAARLANDAALARLPKISGGNGNIYLAQPLARVFSTAEEAAKKAGDSFVTVERLLQALAIETSASTSATLKNAGVTAQSLNQVINEIRKGRTADSANAEQGFDSLKKYARDLTGEAREGKLDPVIGRDDEIRRTIQVLSRRTKNNPVLIGEPGVGKTAIVEGLALRIVNGDVPESLKDKKLMALDMGALIAGAKYRGEFEERLKAVLNEVQSENGEIILFIDEMHTLVGAGKADGAMDASNLLKPALARGELHCVGATTLDEYRKHVEKDAALARRFQPVMVDEPTVEDTISILRGLKEKYEQHHKVRISDSSLVAAATLSNRYITDRFLPDKAIDLMDEAAARLRMQVDSKPEELDELDRRIMQLKIEREALKKETDAASADRLTRLDAELTDLEEKANALTARWQSEKQKLGLAADLKKKLDDARNELAIAQRKGEFQRAGELTYGVIPELEKQLADAESQDGDRSAMVQEVVTPDNVAHVVSRWTGIPVDKMLEGEREKLLRMEDELATSVIGQGDAVQAVSRAVRRARAGLQDPNRPIGSFIFLGPTGVGKTELTKALARFLFDDETAMVRMDMSEYMEKHSVARLIGAPPGYVGYEEGGALTEAVRRRPYQVVLFDEIEKAHHDVFNILLQVLDEGRLTDGQGRTVDFRNTMIIMTSNLGAEFLTQLGEGQDSDTVREQVMEVVRANFRPEFLNRVDEIILFHRLKRDEMGAIVDIQLKRLVALLAERKITIELDDDARSWLANKGYDPVYGARPLKRVIQKYVQDPLAEQILSGQVPDGSTVKVTNGSDRLLFRSRNSAVSEAA, encoded by the coding sequence ATGAATATCGAAAAGTATTCCGAGCGGGTTCGCGGTTTCGTTCAGTCCGCCCAAACCTATGCTTTGGCGCAGGGTCACCAGCAATTCACGCCGGAACATGTCCTCAAGGTCCTGCTTGACGATGATCAAGGCATGGCCGCTTCGCTGATCGAGCGCGCCGGCGGCGATGCCAAGGCCGCGCGGCTTGCAAACGATGCAGCGCTTGCAAGGCTGCCGAAGATTTCCGGCGGCAACGGCAACATCTATCTCGCCCAGCCGCTCGCTAGAGTTTTTTCCACCGCTGAAGAGGCCGCCAAGAAAGCCGGCGACAGCTTCGTCACGGTCGAGCGGTTGCTGCAGGCCTTGGCGATTGAGACTTCCGCTTCGACCTCAGCGACGCTGAAGAATGCTGGCGTGACGGCGCAGAGCCTCAATCAAGTTATCAACGAAATTCGAAAGGGGCGCACGGCCGACTCGGCTAATGCGGAACAAGGCTTCGATTCCCTCAAGAAATACGCCCGCGATCTGACCGGCGAGGCGCGCGAGGGCAAGCTCGATCCGGTGATCGGCCGCGATGACGAAATCCGCCGTACCATTCAGGTTCTCTCCCGCCGCACCAAGAATAACCCGGTGCTGATCGGCGAGCCCGGCGTCGGCAAGACGGCAATCGTCGAGGGACTGGCACTACGCATCGTCAACGGCGACGTGCCGGAGTCTCTCAAGGACAAGAAGCTGATGGCGCTCGACATGGGCGCGCTGATTGCAGGTGCAAAGTATCGCGGCGAATTCGAAGAACGGCTGAAGGCCGTGCTTAACGAAGTGCAGTCGGAAAACGGCGAGATCATCCTTTTCATCGACGAAATGCACACGCTAGTCGGCGCCGGCAAGGCGGATGGAGCGATGGATGCTTCCAACCTGCTGAAGCCAGCGCTTGCGCGCGGCGAGTTGCACTGCGTCGGTGCCACCACGCTTGACGAGTACCGCAAGCATGTCGAGAAGGACGCAGCACTCGCCCGCCGGTTCCAGCCCGTCATGGTCGATGAACCGACGGTCGAGGACACGATCTCGATCCTTCGCGGCCTCAAGGAAAAATACGAGCAGCACCACAAGGTTCGCATTTCGGACTCGTCGCTTGTAGCGGCTGCGACGCTGTCGAACCGCTATATCACCGATCGCTTCCTGCCCGACAAGGCGATCGACCTGATGGACGAGGCGGCCGCGCGGTTGCGCATGCAGGTGGATTCGAAGCCCGAAGAGCTCGACGAGTTAGATCGCCGCATCATGCAGCTGAAAATCGAGCGTGAAGCGCTAAAGAAGGAAACGGATGCGGCCTCCGCCGACCGTCTGACGCGGCTCGATGCCGAACTGACGGACCTGGAGGAGAAGGCCAACGCTCTGACGGCCCGCTGGCAATCGGAAAAGCAGAAGCTCGGTCTTGCCGCCGATCTCAAGAAGAAGCTCGACGACGCCCGCAACGAACTGGCAATCGCCCAGCGCAAGGGTGAATTCCAGCGCGCCGGCGAATTGACCTATGGCGTCATTCCGGAGCTGGAAAAGCAACTGGCCGATGCGGAAAGCCAGGATGGCGACCGCAGCGCCATGGTGCAGGAGGTCGTGACGCCGGATAATGTCGCCCATGTCGTTTCCCGCTGGACCGGCATTCCGGTCGACAAGATGCTGGAAGGCGAGCGCGAAAAGCTGCTCAGGATGGAAGACGAACTGGCGACTTCGGTCATCGGCCAGGGCGATGCGGTGCAAGCCGTATCGCGTGCCGTTCGCCGTGCGCGCGCCGGGCTGCAGGACCCCAACCGGCCGATCGGCTCATTCATCTTCCTCGGCCCGACCGGCGTCGGCAAGACGGAGCTCACCAAGGCGCTCGCCCGCTTCCTCTTCGACGACGAGACGGCGATGGTGCGCATGGACATGTCGGAATACATGGAAAAACACTCCGTGGCCCGGCTGATCGGCGCCCCTCCCGGCTATGTCGGCTACGAGGAAGGTGGTGCATTGACCGAAGCCGTCCGCCGCCGGCCCTATCAGGTCGTGCTCTTCGACGAGATCGAGAAGGCGCATCACGACGTCTTCAACATCCTCCTGCAGGTGCTGGATGAGGGGCGCCTGACGGACGGCCAGGGCCGCACGGTCGATTTCCGCAATACGATGATCATCATGACCTCGAACCTCGGTGCGGAATTCCTCACCCAGTTGGGCGAGGGCCAGGACAGCGACACGGTTCGCGAGCAGGTGATGGAGGTCGTGCGCGCCAATTTCCGGCCGGAATTCCTGAACCGCGTCGACGAGATCATCCTCTTCCATCGCCTGAAGCGCGATGAGATGGGCGCGATTGTCGATATCCAGCTGAAACGGCTGGTGGCGTTGCTGGCCGAGCGCAAGATCACGATCGAGCTCGATGACGATGCCCGCAGTTGGCTTGCCAACAAAGGCTACGATCCGGTCTATGGCGCGCGGCCATTGAAGCGGGTGATCCAGAAGTATGTCCAGGATCCGCTTGCCGAGCAGATTCTCTCCGGCCAGGTACCGGACGGATCGACGGTGAAGGTCACCAACGGTTCCGACCGCTTGCTGTTCCGCTCGCGCAATTCCGCCGTCAGCGAAGCAGCGTAA
- a CDS encoding LysE family translocator has protein sequence MTLEQTIAFLTFSVVGAITPGPSNVMIMATASLVGLTRGLPCVLGAALGMSSLFFCAGLGLAQLFLLYPLTLTIMNLIGAAFLFWLAWKIATADVTQAKGDTKAVGFLHAAAFQWMNPKGWLVAMSGITAYAGASPGSAFGLAATFAVLFFVAAFPSGLAWLMAGAMMQKLLQDARIARAFNIVMAIALAGSVATIFV, from the coding sequence ATGACCCTCGAGCAAACGATTGCATTTCTGACCTTTTCAGTCGTCGGCGCCATCACGCCCGGCCCGAGCAACGTCATGATCATGGCGACCGCGTCACTCGTGGGTTTGACACGCGGCCTGCCATGCGTGCTCGGTGCTGCCTTGGGAATGTCGTCGCTATTCTTCTGTGCGGGACTCGGCCTTGCGCAGTTGTTTCTGCTTTATCCGCTTACGCTAACGATCATGAATCTGATCGGCGCTGCCTTTCTGTTTTGGCTGGCCTGGAAGATCGCGACCGCGGACGTGACGCAGGCGAAAGGCGACACGAAAGCCGTGGGCTTTCTGCACGCGGCGGCGTTTCAATGGATGAATCCGAAGGGTTGGCTGGTTGCCATGAGTGGGATTACCGCCTACGCCGGCGCATCTCCAGGAAGCGCTTTCGGCTTGGCCGCAACCTTCGCAGTCCTATTTTTTGTGGCAGCCTTCCCGAGCGGTCTCGCCTGGTTAATGGCTGGCGCAATGATGCAGAAACTGCTTCAAGACGCGCGCATTGCGCGCGCCTTCAATATCGTGATGGCAATCGCACTCGCCGGCTCTGTCGCGACAATATTCGTGTGA
- the prfA gene encoding peptide chain release factor 1, with protein sequence MAKLPVEKMRELERRFGEIEARMSAGPSADVYVKLASEYSELQPVVTKIRAYEKAEAERSDLEALLEDRSVDREMRDLAEQELPDVKERIEALEQEIQILLLPKDAADEKSAILEIRAGTGGSEAALFAGDLFRMYERFAAANGWKVEILSASEGEAGGYKEIIATITGKGVFAKLKFESGVHRVQRVPETEAGGRIHTSAATVAVLPEAEEIDIEIRPEDIRIDTMRSSGAGGQHVNTTDSAVRITHLPTGIVVTSSEKSQHQNRAKAMQVLRSRLYDAERQRADSERSADRKSQVGSGDRSERIRTYNYPQGRITDHRINLTLYKLDRMMEGEINEVVDALLADYQASQLAQLGEQQ encoded by the coding sequence GTGGCGAAGCTTCCCGTTGAAAAGATGCGCGAGCTGGAACGCCGCTTCGGCGAAATTGAAGCGCGGATGTCGGCCGGCCCGTCGGCGGACGTCTACGTGAAGCTCGCCTCCGAATATTCCGAGCTGCAGCCCGTCGTCACCAAGATCCGCGCCTATGAAAAGGCTGAAGCCGAGCGTTCCGATCTCGAGGCCTTGCTTGAAGACAGGTCCGTCGACCGTGAGATGCGCGATCTCGCGGAGCAGGAGTTGCCGGATGTGAAGGAGCGCATCGAGGCGCTGGAGCAGGAAATCCAGATCCTGCTGCTGCCCAAGGATGCAGCAGACGAAAAGAGCGCGATCCTTGAAATCCGCGCGGGTACGGGAGGCTCGGAGGCCGCACTCTTCGCAGGCGATCTTTTTCGCATGTACGAGCGTTTCGCCGCAGCGAATGGCTGGAAGGTCGAAATCCTTTCCGCAAGCGAGGGCGAAGCCGGCGGCTACAAGGAAATTATCGCCACGATCACCGGCAAGGGCGTCTTCGCCAAGCTGAAGTTCGAGTCCGGCGTGCATCGTGTGCAGCGCGTGCCCGAAACGGAAGCGGGTGGGCGCATTCATACGTCGGCAGCAACGGTCGCCGTGCTGCCGGAAGCCGAAGAAATCGACATTGAGATCCGGCCGGAAGACATTCGTATTGATACGATGCGATCGTCCGGCGCGGGCGGCCAGCACGTCAACACCACGGATTCCGCGGTGCGTATCACGCATCTGCCGACGGGCATTGTCGTCACCAGTTCGGAGAAGTCACAGCACCAGAACCGCGCCAAGGCGATGCAGGTACTGCGTTCGAGGCTCTATGATGCCGAACGGCAAAGGGCCGATAGCGAACGTTCCGCCGATCGCAAGAGCCAGGTCGGCTCCGGCGACCGCTCGGAGCGGATACGCACCTACAATTACCCGCAGGGCCGTATTACCGATCACCGCATCAATCTGACGCTCTACAAGCTGGACCGGATGATGGAAGGCGAGATCAACGAAGTGGTGGATGCCCTGCTTGCCGATTATCAGGCAAGCCAACTGGCTCAGCTTGGCGAGCAGCAATGA
- a CDS encoding adenylate/guanylate cyclase domain-containing protein, producing the protein MNEARSLFAQLRQSAQPEIVDTIERLVHDAPDRKLCRVNALAFAASEDLDEEQVVNAFLHASLLGIFDLSWNVLCPGCGGVLDANTSLRTVQSDEYNCALCAAGYEPTLDEMVEVTFTVSPRVRRIAAHNPHELPPLEYFRQIYWSSGVDLPEEDFEAKVDEFVLESLELPPGEKAVISLQLPADFVIIFEPVTHAAQFLDIKGEPTKERQSLSLVFDRAHRHSEPLELRPGPMRISVENRTEVRTLPSVCIANEALHGLLGHRRPFLTAKRLLSNQTFRDIYRTDTIDVDQRLKITSLTFLFTDLRGSTELYERVGDLAAFDLVKTHFSILNDIVGAEAGAVVKTIGDAVMATFPTPDRAVVAAMRMREAMRKLNEERGSEDLLLKIGIHEGPCIAVNLNERQDYFGQTVNIASRVQHLATSREIFATGSVLGDPRALSLLTDRGLNPMSQKVTLRGIAHEISIFAIP; encoded by the coding sequence ATGAATGAGGCCCGGTCTTTATTCGCACAACTGCGCCAGTCGGCGCAGCCGGAAATCGTCGACACTATTGAGCGGCTCGTCCATGACGCCCCCGACCGCAAGCTTTGCCGTGTCAATGCGCTTGCCTTTGCAGCCAGCGAGGACCTCGACGAAGAGCAGGTAGTCAACGCCTTCCTGCACGCGTCCCTCCTCGGCATATTCGATCTGTCATGGAACGTGCTGTGTCCCGGCTGTGGCGGGGTGCTCGATGCCAACACCTCGCTGAGGACCGTCCAGAGTGACGAGTATAACTGCGCGCTTTGCGCGGCGGGCTACGAGCCGACGCTGGACGAGATGGTCGAAGTCACCTTCACTGTCAGTCCGCGGGTGCGCCGCATTGCCGCTCACAATCCGCACGAATTGCCGCCATTGGAGTATTTCCGCCAGATCTATTGGAGTTCAGGTGTCGACCTGCCGGAGGAAGATTTTGAGGCGAAGGTCGACGAATTCGTGCTTGAATCCCTCGAACTGCCGCCGGGGGAAAAAGCCGTTATTTCCCTGCAGCTGCCTGCGGATTTCGTCATCATCTTCGAACCGGTCACCCACGCAGCGCAGTTCCTGGATATCAAAGGCGAGCCAACCAAGGAGCGGCAGAGTCTCTCGCTTGTATTCGATCGCGCGCACCGGCATAGCGAGCCCCTTGAGCTGAGGCCCGGTCCGATGCGCATTTCGGTGGAAAACCGCACCGAGGTCCGCACCTTGCCATCTGTTTGCATAGCCAACGAGGCCCTGCACGGTTTGCTCGGCCACCGCCGCCCGTTCCTGACTGCCAAGCGCCTGCTCTCCAACCAGACCTTTCGCGACATCTACCGCACCGACACGATAGACGTGGATCAGCGGTTGAAGATCACCAGTCTGACCTTCCTCTTCACCGATCTCCGCGGTTCGACTGAGCTTTACGAAAGAGTAGGCGACCTTGCGGCATTCGACCTCGTGAAAACGCATTTTAGCATTCTCAACGACATCGTTGGTGCGGAAGCGGGTGCTGTTGTGAAAACAATCGGCGACGCGGTGATGGCCACTTTCCCGACCCCCGACCGGGCAGTCGTCGCGGCCATGAGAATGCGCGAGGCGATGCGCAAGCTCAACGAGGAACGCGGCAGTGAAGATCTGCTTCTGAAGATCGGCATCCACGAAGGACCATGCATCGCCGTGAACCTGAACGAACGGCAGGATTACTTCGGGCAGACGGTGAACATCGCCTCGCGCGTCCAGCATCTGGCCACATCGCGCGAAATCTTCGCGACCGGCTCGGTGTTGGGCGACCCGCGCGCCCTAAGCCTTCTGACGGATCGTGGCCTCAATCCGATGTCGCAAAAAGTCACGCTTCGCGGCATCGCCCACGAAATCAGCATATTTGCGATTCCATAA
- a CDS encoding aspartate kinase, whose product MARIVMKFGGTSVADLDRIKNVARHVKREVDAGHEVAVVVSAMSGKTNELVGWVQGTPKVVGANSPFYDAREYDAVVASGEQVTSGLLAIALQAMDINARSWQGWQIPVRTDNAHGAARILEIDGADIIKRMGEGQVAVIAGFQGLGPDNRIATLGRGGSDTSAVAIAASVKADRCDIYTDVDGVYTTDPRIVPQARRLKKIAFEEMLEMASLGAKVLQVRSVELAMVHKVRTFVRSSFEDPDAPGMGDLLNPPGTLICDEDEIVEQEVVTGIAYAKDEAQISLRRLADRPGVSAAIFGPLAESHINVDMIVQNISEDGSKTDMTFTVPSGDVEKAIKVLDENKEKIGYDVVQNESGLVKVSVIGIGMRSHAGVAATAFKALAEKGINIKAITTSEIKISILIDGPYAELAVRTLHSCYGLDKN is encoded by the coding sequence ATGGCACGCATCGTAATGAAATTCGGCGGAACGTCCGTCGCTGATCTGGACCGCATCAAGAACGTTGCCCGCCATGTGAAACGTGAAGTCGATGCCGGCCACGAGGTTGCGGTGGTGGTGTCGGCGATGTCCGGCAAGACTAACGAGCTGGTCGGCTGGGTGCAGGGGACGCCGAAGGTGGTCGGTGCCAATTCACCTTTCTACGATGCGCGCGAGTATGACGCGGTCGTCGCTTCCGGTGAGCAGGTGACCTCCGGGTTGCTGGCGATCGCGCTGCAGGCCATGGACATCAATGCGCGCTCCTGGCAGGGATGGCAGATTCCGGTCCGCACCGACAATGCGCATGGCGCTGCCCGCATCCTTGAAATCGACGGTGCCGACATCATCAAGCGCATGGGCGAGGGTCAGGTTGCCGTCATCGCCGGCTTCCAGGGTCTCGGGCCGGACAATCGGATAGCGACGCTTGGCCGCGGCGGTTCGGATACGTCGGCGGTGGCGATCGCGGCTTCTGTCAAAGCCGATCGCTGCGATATCTATACCGATGTCGACGGCGTCTATACGACCGATCCGCGCATCGTGCCGCAGGCGCGTCGACTGAAGAAGATCGCCTTCGAGGAAATGCTCGAAATGGCCTCGCTCGGCGCCAAGGTGCTGCAGGTTCGCTCGGTCGAGCTTGCCATGGTACACAAGGTCCGTACCTTCGTGCGCTCCTCTTTCGAAGATCCCGATGCTCCGGGCATGGGTGATTTGTTGAATCCGCCCGGAACGCTGATTTGTGACGAGGATGAAATCGTGGAACAGGAAGTAGTCACCGGCATCGCCTATGCCAAGGATGAGGCTCAGATCTCGCTTCGCCGTCTTGCCGACCGGCCCGGCGTTTCCGCCGCGATCTTCGGCCCCCTCGCAGAGAGCCATATCAATGTCGACATGATCGTCCAGAACATTTCCGAGGACGGTTCAAAGACCGACATGACCTTCACCGTGCCATCGGGCGACGTCGAGAAGGCGATCAAGGTGCTCGACGAGAACAAGGAAAAGATCGGCTACGACGTCGTGCAGAACGAATCGGGCTTGGTCAAAGTTTCGGTCATCGGCATCGGCATGCGTTCGCATGCCGGTGTTGCCGCCACCGCTTTCAAGGCTCTTGCCGAGAAGGGCATCAACATCAAGGCGATCACGACCTCGGAAATCAAGATTTCCATCCTCATCGACGGTCCTTATGCGGAACTCGCTGTCAGGACTTTGCATTCCTGCTACGGTCTGGATAAGAATTGA
- a CDS encoding DUF4167 domain-containing protein — MRPGQQNKRGRGRGSNNNGGGNNNNNFNRKGGNPLTRTYDSSGPDVKIRGTAQHIAEKYSQLARDAQSSGDRVIAENYLQHAEHYYRIIAAAQTQMQERFQRDDRNEYTDREGGERDGDELDTVDGDDAVVVQPPREQNRREQRAEAPASLPAPAQDTNDGTGPQPEIEGIPAEVSMEEEGGQQRERQPRRRNASNRPRRPRRAEGEGEGEAASAEAPALVEAATE; from the coding sequence ATGAGGCCAGGACAGCAGAACAAGCGCGGTCGAGGGCGTGGCAGTAACAATAACGGCGGCGGAAATAACAACAACAATTTCAACCGCAAGGGTGGAAATCCGCTGACGCGGACCTACGACAGCTCCGGCCCCGACGTGAAGATCCGCGGTACGGCTCAGCATATTGCTGAAAAATATTCGCAGCTTGCCCGCGATGCGCAGAGCTCCGGTGACCGCGTCATAGCCGAGAACTACCTGCAGCACGCAGAGCACTATTACCGCATCATTGCGGCCGCCCAGACGCAGATGCAGGAACGTTTCCAGCGCGACGATCGGAACGAATACACCGACCGCGAAGGTGGCGAGCGCGATGGCGACGAACTGGATACGGTAGACGGCGATGATGCCGTCGTCGTTCAGCCGCCGCGCGAGCAGAATCGTCGCGAACAGCGCGCAGAAGCTCCCGCTTCTTTACCGGCCCCGGCTCAGGATACCAACGACGGAACCGGCCCTCAGCCTGAAATCGAAGGCATTCCGGCCGAAGTCTCCATGGAGGAAGAAGGCGGCCAACAGCGCGAACGCCAGCCGCGCCGCCGTAACGCCAGCAACCGCCCGCGTCGTCCGCGCCGCGCCGAAGGCGAAGGCGAAGGCGAGGCTGCTTCCGCCGAAGCACCGGCTCTCGTCGAAGCGGCAACGGAATAA
- the prmC gene encoding peptide chain release factor N(5)-glutamine methyltransferase, producing MTGARPTVSEVLAEVRRRFTEAGIVDPATDARLLVAGLLKFSSSEMLSRGNEPVAADKEALIPAAVERRLAHEPVHRILGEREFYGLPLSLSAETLEPRPDTEILVDTMLPYLRTLAKTEEHLHILDLGTGTGAICLALLSEFPGASGIGSDVSADALRTAESNAARNGLKERFEAVQSSWFQNIHGTFHAIVSNPPYIASNVIDNLAPEVTKFDPAAALDGGPDGLDAYKAIAKDAARFMQPNGVIGLEIGYDQRNHVTAVFEAAGFKCVESAKDYGQNDRVLVFAPIA from the coding sequence ATGACCGGAGCGCGGCCGACGGTTTCTGAAGTTCTCGCCGAAGTCCGCCGCCGCTTCACCGAAGCCGGTATCGTCGATCCCGCAACGGATGCAAGACTGCTCGTTGCCGGATTGCTGAAGTTCTCCTCGAGCGAGATGCTATCACGTGGTAATGAGCCCGTCGCTGCCGATAAAGAGGCGCTGATCCCGGCGGCTGTGGAACGACGGCTAGCCCATGAGCCGGTCCACCGTATTCTCGGCGAGCGGGAATTTTACGGTCTGCCGCTGTCGCTTTCCGCCGAAACGCTGGAGCCGCGGCCAGACACGGAAATTCTCGTCGATACGATGCTTCCTTATTTAAGAACCCTTGCAAAGACGGAGGAACATCTCCATATCCTTGATCTAGGAACCGGAACCGGGGCAATATGCCTTGCGCTTTTGAGCGAATTTCCGGGAGCGTCAGGTATCGGAAGCGATGTATCCGCAGATGCCCTCAGGACGGCTGAATCAAACGCTGCAAGAAACGGATTGAAGGAACGGTTTGAGGCTGTGCAATCAAGTTGGTTTCAAAACATTCACGGTACGTTTCACGCAATCGTCTCAAATCCGCCCTATATTGCTTCCAATGTGATTGACAATCTCGCTCCTGAAGTGACGAAGTTTGATCCGGCGGCAGCTCTGGATGGTGGCCCCGATGGGCTTGACGCATATAAAGCGATAGCCAAGGATGCTGCCAGGTTCATGCAGCCAAACGGCGTCATAGGATTGGAAATCGGCTACGACCAGCGCAATCACGTAACGGCGGTCTTCGAGGCCGCAGGTTTCAAATGCGTGGAATCCGCAAAGGATTATGGCCAGAATGACCGGGTGCTCGTGTTCGCACCCATCGCTTGA